The following is a genomic window from Labeo rohita strain BAU-BD-2019 chromosome 11, IGBB_LRoh.1.0, whole genome shotgun sequence.
tctaatcatttgtttgttgaaaacagcggagtagaattttttcaggtttctttgatgaatagaaagttcagaagaatatattaatattataaatgtctttatcatctaAATAAATGTCTACAATGTTTTCCCTtaaaatcttaccgttcaaaaacttttgactggtagtgtatgtatcaTCATATTATTAGTGACACAAATTAGAACAGGACGTCCTGtcaaatttattataattattacaactATTGTGGTTAtttttgcattcaaaataaGTATTGGCTTTATAATTGTAAAGAGTGCTCTTTCTCTTTCGTGAtgtgattttaatattaaacgAAACTTGATCTCAGATGAGTGCGGGTGCTAATAGGAAGGCGAGTACAGCAGCAACACGTCGTCTGAAGCAGGACTACCTCAGGATTAGAAAAGACCCAGTGCCTTACATCTGTGCAGAACCTCTGCCCTCCAACATACTGGAATGGTACAAATGTCTCCGAATTACATCAGAATGTCATGTCACTGCTTTTGGCACTGATAGTATTAGTCATAATTAGATGAACAGTACATCTACTTGCTCTATGATCTagtgaacaaataaaaaaatattgtgaaataaaccTTTGTTCTCAGTtaatatcctgaaatgtttgttaATGACCTCGCTCATGATGAAATGTTCCACAGGCATTTTGTTGTTCGTGGACCTGAGAAAACCCCTTATGAGGGTAGGCATCAACACTTTCACTTTAATGAGTTTCTACATGCACTACAGGCCTATTTTTTGCActtatttcttcttttgttaATTATGTGTTTTGTAATATCTATTTAAGGTGGCTACTATCATGGTAAATTGATATTTCCTCAAGACTTTCCTTTTAAACCACCCAGTATTTATATGATAACCCCTAACGGGAGATTCACGTGTAACACACGGTAAGATCAATATCAGCAAAATCTATACTGTGAAGTCACTGCGGTTCTCTGTAGCTCATGTCAACTATCTGCTCCTGTTTGACCCCGCAGGCTGTGTCTGTCCATCAGTGATTTCCATCCTGACACGTGGAATCCGGCCTGGTCCGTCTCTACAATACTCACCGCACTGCTGAGCTTCATGGTGGAAAACATTCCCACACTGGGAAGCATAAAGACGTCTGACTTCACCGTACGTACACTGAAATCACAAACATGTATTCTGCTTAATGTATAGGCTGTATATGGGCCCTGCTACAGAGCTGATGctaactgctgtcccacaaccaaaaaacacatttaatttttaaatgtgggtattattgtgtgtttttattgggttttttttttttagttgagaGGTGGCTATCCTGAACCCTAACTCCTAATTTTCAACTTaagaaaatattgatatttttttgttttattgttaaaagtatatttttgattcttttaaaaagtgaagtttacatttatatgtttatctattggctgagactgattttaactacacccctacatttatgataaggaaatattcctgtgtccctctctctcatagatacatggtgagtagattttgaggtaaatgtgttcacaAATCTTAAAAATCTGTGTCTAACTGAGCCAAAGCTCATCACAAGGAGCTTTTAAGTactaacatatatagaaggtgcacagtgtcattcacacaaacactaaacaccatcatggtaacacgcatgaaactgaaataatataataaacattaatttaccaacattagatgtaacatacaaccctaatgcacaaaaatgataagaaaacactaagaagaaagagttatttcaacaaaaaaaaaaaaaaaaaaaacataaaattacaaaaacaaaaaaaagtaacacaggGGATTCCGtgaatgtcaatttacggttattcactgtaaattttaaagtCTTTTACCGTTTgccatttaacagttttttttctagtagcatttttacagtttttaccaataaattcacagtcattttaaatatctaaaattgtcactactgaaacagtcacaaccaaaacatttagtgaagtttcagtagtgacatctttgtttttttgggtgttatcccataaaattgtcactgccgaaacagtcacgaccaaagcaagtcattgttttgttagtgacaaaaaggaaaacataatccattatttgggggaaataaacattttattattactgtcactaccaaaacataggatgttttgttaaaaataaagtgtagcCTACTGAATTATCaagatagtgtttggttcaatgtatattcaaactaatgaatccttaattTTGAAATCAgcatgatcaactttttgctttttacaaaaaaaaattggattaaaaatacaacaaatctcactTGCAACAAAAGTACACTTgacatattgttaaaaatgtaattgttattgatttacctctaaagtttaataaaatagctatatatatatatatatatatacaatggcCCATATCCACAGAGGCTTTAGAGCAGGGGTGTCCGAACCCATTACTGGTGGGCCACTGTCCTGTAGACTTTTgatcaggggtgtcaaactccggtcctggagggccgcagccgtgcagagtttagatgcaaccctaattaaacacacctgttccaactaatcaagtccttcaggcttaattgaaaactgcatagtatgtgtgttggagcaaggttggaacaaaactctgcagcgCTGCGGCCCTctaggaactgagtttgacacccctacTTTAGATAAAACTCTAATTGAACACACCTGATCAACTAATCAAGTTCTTCAGACTCACTAGAAGTGTGTTGGAGCAGGACGTCgtccctccaggagcaggattggacacccctgctcGAGAAACATGGTGATgctgacagaaaaaaacaaaaaaaaaaaacatatgagaCATGAAGAAAAGTGTTCTCTCACAAAAGTGTTGAGTTCCACCCAAGAacatttgctttttgtttttagcaAAACTCTTCCTTTCAAACAggaaattttgcatttccttgTAAAACTATTCTGTTCTCTCACAAACAATTCcattttcttgttaaaaaaaaaaaaaaaaaaaaggtgttgcGTTCCCCCGAGAAGTTTTCCTTCTTTTAGAAAACACATGGCGTCTATTGTTTAACTGAGAAATGTTGCATTCTCTCGAAAAACATttgtgggggtttttttttttgtggggggGGGGATTATTTCATTGACCTGTGAAACTGCATTTTCTCATAAAAATGTGTTGCGTTCCTCCAAGAAACTTTgcttttttagaaaaaatgagCAGTCTCTTGCAAAACTATTTTGTTCAACTGAGAAACATTGCATTCTCTCGAAAAACATTTGTTGTTCTTTGCAAAACTATTCAGTTCCTCTGTGAAACTTTGCATTTTGTCGTAAAAAATGTATTGCGTTTCCCTTAAAAACTTTGCTGTCTTTAGAAAAACATTCATTCTCTTGCAAAACTATTCAGTTCCCCTGTGAAAGTTTGCATTCTCTCACACATATTTTGTTCCCTCAAGAACGTTCCCTTTTACTTTCTTTTGCGTTCATGAGAAACTTTGCGTTTTCTCACAGAAGTATTGAAATATAGTTTTTCCTTACACGTCACAAAACTTTTGTGGACAAAAGAGTTTCTCAGTGGAACCCAAAAgcactaaaacataaaaatctcattttttaACAATCACCATATATGATTGTATGAATTAGTTATGActcaaattttattatttgtatgttcATCTGTCAGAAACGACAGCTGTCTGCACAGAGTTTGGCCTACAACCTGCAGGACAGAGTTTTCTGTGAGCTGTTTCCTGAGCTTGTGGAGGTAAATCTGACtctgaaatagtttttaaaCAGAAAGTGCGTTTGTTTAGTTATACATACTAATGTTCTTGTCCTTTACAGGAGATCAGAGTGAAGCAACTGACTCAGGAACACCTAAGTGTGCAAATACATCCTCATTGTTTTCCAGATGTGAAGCTTAGAGATGAAGACTTTGGCGTTCATAACGATCACGTGGCCCGACGACCCCCGGCGCGTCACCAGCCGAAGACAAACCTCAGCGGTGGACTTACAAAACTGTGTGTTATAGCTGGTTTGGTTGTGTGTGTCTACACAGTCAAGTTGGTGCTACATCATATAGGCCAGGACTGAAATCAGACTAGACTGATGTGACTTAAAAGCTCTTTCTCAGGCGTCACTCTTTCTTTTAAccaaagtgaacttctcttcaGAACACTGTCTTAAAAAAAGCTTGACTCAACCTTGTGAACCTTGTGGTAATGCAATGATAAAGCATGGTTTTCCTTTGAGTGAAATGAAACACAGCAGTGTCTTCTCTCCCATGACACGGAGGAAAAGAAAAGCAGCTTTCATGTTCTTGATTAAGTGGCCACTACAGAAGAATTAAGCGTCAGCAGCGTTTCTGTTTAGCGCCTCATTATCTGCGTTACAGTTCCTTGTCATTATGTTGGTTTGTCCTTCGGGTCCTTGCACTTTCATAACAGTCATGCTATGCCAAATTCTGCTTTCAAAATCATTTCCCAACACTGATGGTTTGGTTAACGggaaaggattttttttgtacattgttcATATTTCCCTGTAAGTTCTTAAGACATAAAAGTATGTGATTGCAAAATTAGTGGCAGTATTTTTCTTTCCTAATTTATACTGGTGAATGAACAtgaaatttgatcattttgattttttttttttttctgcagaattGGATAATACTTTTGTAAAAAGTAAGTTTTAATAAGTGTATGATTGCATTATtatctgtatttatattttgtgttttacaagAATATTATTTTGCTGTTTCTTTTTTGCTGGATCATTGTTTCTGCCtgcaaaaaacatatttaacattcTTTCTTTGCGATTCTGCAGGTTGTAACTTAGTAGATCTGACCCAAGGCTGTttgaatctgaatcaaaagaaagcaaaatattaaacttcattttgaaATGAACATATGTGAGTTGTATAAGCATTCAGTAAACACGACCATAACTACAAGCCTTTACATTTGTAGCACTGGTTTCTTAACAGTCATTTTGGTGACCCAAAAACCctgaaattctaaaaatatatatatatatatatatatatatatatatatatatatacacacacatacacacacacacataatgtcTCTATTACATGCATATACTCATAGACATATTTCATTTTGTATATATGTTGTGATGTTTTGTATAAGCTATTTTTATATCACTGTTTGcgtattaaatgtttaaaatttcaACGAACATGAACTAGTTAGTTAAGTTAAATAACTGGATTAGTGATACGTTATAAAAATGCCATGGTTGTCTAGTATGTTCCACTGCAGTTGGCGTAAAATATAGCCGTGTACGTCAGTGATGTGTTACCAATAGTAACGGGAAACATGTTGAGCAGCGGCATGGTATTTTCCCATCATCAACAGTTGCACAATTGCTAATCTCAGTGCGTGTTACAAAACGTGTAAAGCCGTGTGCGCATGCGCAGTTGCGAGCCCGTGGACAGGAAGCCTGACTGAAGCAGCTGATAATCGGGCTTTGGATGTTCCGGGGAGCACAACAGCCCCTTTCTGCCTGGATTTTAAGCAGGGCTTTTTAGTACAGGGACAGAAATCGACGATTTTATGAGCAGCTTGTCTGGTCACCCTTCATAGTGACTGATGGAGCTGTATTTTTATACCGATCGCTGTTTATTTTCGAGTTAACTGTAGGGCCGGAGCTGCTCAGTAACAATGAAGGCCTAGAATCCAGATCCGAGGGATTTAAAGCTCTCCTCTGCCTCAGACACCAGGATCAGCAACACGCTCAGGTATTAATATAGCAATGATCATCCATAATATATACATCCGACACGTAAGTGTCTTTTAATTGAGCTATCGTGGACATATAATGCGCTTGAATGGATTTTTGTTAAGAAGGGTTGGATTTGTGAAGCTCTGGTGTTTTTCCCCCTGTTGATTTCTCCTTTTGTTCTGAGTTacaatgtttcttttttgttcttaACGTTACATTTAATATGTTATATTGTAACATTAACTCTAACGATCGGTTGCCTAGTAGCCGACAGATGATACAATGATACAATGTAGCAAACTTATGACGTCTGCGGATTCGAGGACATCGGCAACAATGTCACTCAGTTTAGTGATTGCGATATTAATGCTCatacataaatgaacaaatgcCGTGTTTTCCCTATTTATCTTTGTGTTTTCGTGTTTTGCTTGGCGACATTAGCGCAGTTTTCTCGAAAAGGGTGGAGTCGTTTGGTGGTTGTAAACATACAGCGGGCTGGTATCGCCTTAAAACTAGATTATACGACCATTTATGACCAGCAACTCTGTAGTTCATAGGTAATCTTTGATATTTGGTTTGTGTGTTTAcgatttgatgtttttatgtggtttaaatgttttagtgaCGATGTTCTGCTGGCATTCTGTCTTCTGAATGTGCCTGTGTTAAGCAGGGGTTTCAGCCTTTACATACAGAGACCCTCAATCCAGTGTTTTGACACTGTCcgtttcaaaatgaaaataataataaaatattgtagtTGAAATCCCTGGGTGCATGTAATAAAGCCATACTTGAGAAATGGGATGAAATGTCTTCGTTTTACATGCCTTTAGTTTTTCAACTAGCAGTATTTCCACTGTAAAATAGTTCATATTATATATTGAGGGATTATAGAtcatttatagtttttaaaataacagtgtttattcagAGACATGTTCAACTGGtgtcttttgaaaaaaatgtcatcTGAATGTATTTGAGTTGTCTAGTATCAATTGTATTAAATGTCTTATAGGGTGTTTTGTTACTTGACTTCTGtgatttgttctgtttttgccatgaagATAGCCTTGCTCCTAATATacagttaaaaagtaataataataatgataatgaactAGCAATATTTGCAATATACAATTATTAACAGATTATCACAGaatttctctttattttatgattaaatacatttaatatgtagAATTCTCTTTatgatttaatgcattaatgtatagaattttctttttatgattaaataaatttactttgTAGAATTTTCTCtttatgattaatttaatatgtagaattttctttttatttaatgattttaatacatttaatataaatttactaTGTAGACTATGTAGAATTTTCTCTTTATTTAATGACTTAATACATTTGATATATAgaattttctctttattttctcatttaaatttaataagtagaattttcagtttattttaggattttaataaattgaatatgtagatttttctttattttatcatttaataaattgaatatgtagaattttctctttattttactaataagtttaatatagaattttaaataattttaagattaaataaattttacaaaatcattttgaaaatgaatgtaaacaaaatgtatattaaaccTGAGAATAAAACATTACTACTTCTTGAATCCTTTTCATAaggatttaaaaaagaaaaaaaagtcatagatTAGCAATTAGTGCATATTTTGTCTGCACTGTAACAGTTTTTTGCGTGTTTTAGGAAGAGatatttttcctctttttaaGTGTGTCTGTGTAGTTACAAGCAACaccaaaaaaaacccaacttgaatttaatgttaaaatatgtttatttaatcaacATGGCAGGATTTTTGATCTAATGGTTGTGATATTTCACTACATGGAGCTGACGGATCATTTCAGTATGTTTATGTGAACGTTAGATTTACcagtatttaaaagaaatatttgacacatcattttttcattattatgttGATCATTTTCATCAGTGTTGCCATTTTTAAAAGTGCTTTTGCGTTCTTTCTGTATTCAACAACGCCGAACCTATTTATTCGATATTCGCAGGCATGGCTTCGCAGCTGCAGGTTTTCTCCCCTCCATCTGTGTCTTCCAGTGCCTTCTGCagggtgaaaaaaatgaaagtggaGAGCTGTGCTTGGGATGCTTCCAATGAAGCGTACAGTTCTGTGGGCCAGTACAGCTTCAACCCCGCGGCGGGCCTCCCTTTCGGCACCTCCGGCCTGGTCTTTCCCCCAGCGTCCCGGGGCCAGGTGGTGGTCCGTGCCGCCGACAGCACGGGGAGCCTCCCGCGCGGGTCCAGCCGCAGAACCTCCCACAACACCCACCACACGGAGTCACACTCTTCCCGCGGGCACAGGTACGGCGTGAAGAGGAAGAATGAGGAAGTGGAGAGCTCCGGAGGAGGCGGTGGAAGTGGCAGCGGCAGCGTTCAGATTCTGGAGGAGCTCTCGGCTCCTGCTTTCTCCGCACGTACGGGAGGAGCGGGAACCACAGCCCAGTCCATCCCCCACTCGGCCCCCACCACTAAAAGCAGCAGCTCCAATGGCGAGGGAGACTACCAGCTGGTCCAGCACGAGATCCTCTGCTCCGTCTCCAACAGCTACGAAGTTCTTGAGTTTCTCGGTCGGGGTACGTTTGGGCAGGTGGCCAAGTGCTGGAAAAGAGGAACTAATGAGATTGTGGCTATCAAAATCCTGAAGAACCATCCATCATATGCACGTCAGGGACAGATCGAGGTATGATAGGATCTATGTTTTTGGATTACTGTGTTCAGATATCAAGATCTCATGGTATTTTCATTTTCACCTCATCTATTTGTAGTGCAgcgtgcattttttttttttttttttttttttttctcccctctTCCTCCGTGATGAAACTAAATATGAATTTGCTCATGTTCCCCCTCAAGCTAACAGGGTTAATAAGGAAATGACATGATGCTCATTTTGTCCTGTGgtctattaatttattcagagacattaaaattttaattacatgCAGTGACTTGAATACAGTGGTTCTATAATGagcctgttttaatttttgaattaaattcattttgagatttggaGCATAAAGGAAAAAACGTCAGGGTGACCCAACCACTCAAATGATAtcataatgaataataaagcTTCAATTAAAGAAAATGCATTCTAAACAAGAACATCTTTCTAACACAAATTACTGTGTTCATTCCCTCTATTATAAGCCTGATCACTCAAAACTCTGATGctttaaaacattcattaagagattaaaataaataaatgaatcattgtGAATTGAGCAGATTAATCCAAGTGTTCTGAGGAAGCATGATCACTTCCATTTAGGCTTTATTCACATAAACATTGATCAGCACAGAGCATGAACAGAAGCTCAACTGCTTTTGCTTGACGTGTCAGAACAAACCAAACTTGTTCTTGCTGCAGCTCAGATGTGCTGCCATGACACAACAACAAACCTCACTAGTAGTCGAACGTCCGTGACCAAATATGAATGGTGTAAACATTGTTAATCTCAATGATCAGTGTTTAtgcactgccagtcaaaagttctgctcaccaagcctgcgtttatttgatgcATAGTACACCAAAAACAGTagcttttaaaattattttactatttaaaatgactgttttctatttgaatatattttaaaatgtaatttattcctgtggtttcaaagctgaatttttagcatcattactccagtcacatgatcctgtagaaatcattctgatttgctgctcaaaaaacatttattattattattattattattattattattattatgatggtTAAAACAGTGGagttttttaggtttctttgattaatgaaagttcagaagaacagcatttatctgaaatgggaatcttttgttaaattataaatgcctttatcatcacttttgatcaatttaaagcattcatgctaaataaaactattcatttctgtcatttctttccctcctgaaaataaaaataaaatattggtaCTGACTGCAAGGTTTGgaattgtattttatgtaatgttacaatagaaagcagttattttaaatagtaaaaatatttcactttattacagcttttgctgtgttTCTTATTGAAGAAATGTAGGCTTAGTGAGctgaagagaattctttaaaattcattaaaaatctgactgttcaaaaacgtttggcTGCTAGTGTATGTGAGTGTAAATTTAAATGTCTTAATCACATAAAGCAATCGTGTCTCTTTAGAAGAGTTGTGTTAAACTGCTCAAGTCATATGGATTTCTTTTTTGATCTCTTTATGAATGTTTTGAGGCGTTAGAGTTAACAGTGAACAGATTAAAAAATggttcatttgtgttccaaagatgcatacatttcttatttgtttagaaaaacataagggtgaataaattatgacagaattctcattttgtGCTGAGCTAAATCTATAATtcattaaatgcattcatgcgttaaaatgttaacatttaaaaaacgttCATCCACCAAATGAATATCATAACCAACATGcacaagaaaaacaacatgACCTATTATAGAGGGGGCTTCTGCAGATGCTTTTGACTTAAGGTGTGGTCACATTGATGacattttgcatgcaaaaagGTCAGTTGTCTATTGTCAATAGTGTAGATGCATGAGAAACAGCCCACACaaaagtcactttcaaaccaagcagctttctgcTGGTCAGCTGCACCATTGCGAATTTTGTATGGGGAAATTTTTCACCCTCATGCAAAATTCCCAGTCGTATAATTTTCTATTGAAATGACTAGATTTTGCCGGCAAAATTTCACAGGACAATAGTTAATGTGACCACACAATCAAGGATAGATATAATATATCAGGCAAAGATAAGAaagagtttaataaaaaaacttaatatttgaataaacaACATATAATATTGTAACAGATTATTCAAATTCATATTAAACCAACACAACTAAATTAAGGGATTGCTTTCAGCTttctgcttcttttttttttaataactgtaGACACTCTTATTTATCATTAACTCTTGATATCTCTTCTAGGTGAGCATATTGAACCGGCTCAGCGCGGAGAACGCTGACGAGTTCAACTTTGTCCGCTCCTACGAGTGTTTCCAGCACAAGGGCCATACGTGCCTGGTGTTTGAAATGCTCGAGCAGAACCTTTACGACTTCCTGAAGCACAGTAAGTTCAGCCCACTGCCCCTGCGGCACATCCGGCCCATCCTGCAGCAGGTGGCCACGGCCCTGATGAAGCTGAAGAGCCTGGGTCTCATCCACGCTGACCTGAAGCCTGAGAACATCATGCTGGTGGACCCCATCCGACAGCCATACAGGGTAAAGGTCATCGACTTCGGGTCGGCCAGTCACGTCTCCAAAGCCGTCTGCTCGACTTACCTCCAGTCTCGCTACTACAGGTGAGGGATTGGCTGTAATCAGTATGTGTTTAATAATCATACTTGTCTTTAGTACAGTCAGTTAGGAGACTGTGATGTTGttgtaaatgattataaaagaaaaatagagcctaagtgcattttcttttttttttcttttttttttctgctttctaTCTTCAGAGCTCCTGAGATCATCCTTGGTCTGCCGTTTTGTGAAGCCATTGACATGTGGTCACTGGGTTGTGTGATTGCTGAGCTCTTTCTGGGTTGGCCGCTCTATCCAGGAGCTTCAGAATATGATCAGGTCAGTGCTTCACGCAGTCTGGCTTAACCAGTGtatgtgattttaaatataaagatgcCTCTAAGTTAATGTGACTCAGTGTAAAGTTCAGTGCTTTCATGTGGTTTGGTTGTGGCAGTGTGGCAATATCGTACAGTCCCAGCAAAGCTTACTAGTCTGCTGCATCCTCCACCACCAGATATAGCCTTCATAAAATTGCTCTGTGAAAATTATGATTAACTCTAATAACTCTTATGATTGGCTCTAATTTTTTGACCCTTTATCCACTGTGCTCTGAAATCTGAAAATTCTTTAGTTAATTCGATGTtcccagtaaaaaaaaaaatttaaaatttaatccaagatttgaatttgaaatttaCAAGCAATCTCTTTGCCAGCTttcttttgtgtatatatataaatataaaaatatataaatttatacttttttttttttttggatgtagGCCTTGTTGACCCAAGCTTATGCACTTGAgtgtttgagagagaaaaaaaacattatttgtggataatttAGCTTTTGTCCATAATTTatccataaaataataaatgtatttcatagggccttaaaaattacatttttgttaaactagAAGTTAAACAAGAAGTTGCTGTTAACTTGTGTAAGTTtaatgatttcagttaatttgacatggtttttgattaatatttttttaatgtaattattaaaatagaatctagaaaaatttaaaaccggaaaaaactgaatccagaaaaattaaaactgcagggaaaaaagtattttggGGAAAAATGGGTTTTATAGGGCtctatttctttcattttcagtctttgttttttttgtagttgtcctttaatttgttatttgcatctgttattattattaataacaaagatatcatttttcttattttataaatCGTCAGACTACtgtatcatgaaataagatttggctttatccttttAGCTAATGTACCAAAGTtgcactggcatgtgattattatttattttttttttttttaaagggggatGAAATGCTTTTCGTAATAGATTAAATAACTATAACCATCTATTATTCAACTTCTTGACCTGTCGTTTTAGAGATTTTAGTCAGGTCTATACTAGTCTGTATAGTCcagtgggaaaaaaagaaaattctttcCAGGTCAAAATGACCAGAAACTCAACATGTGGGTTTAGATAATACCTTGACAGATTGTACAGTGTGACTTTAAGGAGATAGACGAGGCAGATTGTGTGACATGTACAGTCTTTCATGCCAGACTGTACGATAAATTGTAGCCGTGATTCAGCATTGACAGCCGGTCGCACGTTGGACGTGTCATTCTGTACTTGCGCTCTCAAGTTTAAGGCTGCGGTCCAAATCTGTGAATCTAATCATCGCCAAGACCATTACTTGGCCGTCTTTGAACATCTTGTCACTGTAGGCAAAGTCATTTTACTGTACAATCCCAAAACTTACACAGAATCCTTGTTTCATTTTCCCCTAGCCTCTGTACTAGACTTAACAATTCCCATTTTCCCCTTCCAGATTCGGTACATTTCTCAGACACAGGGATTGCCTCCAGAATATCTGTTGAGCGCTGGCACAAAAACAAGCCGCTTCTTCAACAGAGGACCAGACTCCAGCTACCCGCTGTGGAGGCTAAAAGTCAGTacccatatttttatattttgttgggTTAAAAACGTAAGTAATGCTGAATAGTTtcttatttgaatataattggTTAATATTGTACTGAACTGTTCTTTCTAGACCCCTTCTGAGCATGAGTCCGAAATGGGCATCAAGTCAAAAGAAGCGAGAAAATACATCTTCAATTGTTTGGATGACATGATGCAGGTAATTAGAAATGCGTACAAAGGATGAAACGTGTCATTAGTTCTAATGGATCAGTCTAAATCTTTGATTGCATTGATTTGTTTCCAGGTCAATCTGCCTACTCATTTAGAAGGGACTGACATGTTGGCGGAGAAGGCG
Proteins encoded in this region:
- the LOC127173211 gene encoding ubiquitin-conjugating enzyme E2 J2 isoform X1, which produces MSAGANRKASTAATRRLKQDYLRIRKDPVPYICAEPLPSNILEWHFVVRGPEKTPYEGGYYHGKLIFPQDFPFKPPSIYMITPNGRFTCNTRLCLSISDFHPDTWNPAWSVSTILTALLSFMVENIPTLGSIKTSDFTKRQLSAQSLAYNLQDRVFCELFPELVEEIRVKQLTQEHLSVQIHPHCFPDVKLRDEDFGVHNDHVARRPPARHQPKTNLSGGLTKLCVIAGLVVCVYTVKLVLHHIGQD
- the LOC127173211 gene encoding ubiquitin-conjugating enzyme E2 J2 isoform X2, which codes for MSAGANRKASTAATRRLKQDYLRIRKDPVPYICAEPLPSNILEWHFVVRGPEKTPYEGGYYHGKLIFPQDFPFKPPSIYMITPNGRFTCNTRLCLSISDFHPDTWNPAWSVSTILTALLSFMVENIPTLGSIKTSDFTKRQLSAQSLAYNLQDRVFCELFPELVEM